The following are encoded in a window of Pyxidicoccus xibeiensis genomic DNA:
- a CDS encoding sensor histidine kinase: MAERRVQEQAPEDRLALLLVEDSPLDAELIAARLEADGLDFELHRVDSAESFHAALTERRFDLVLSDYSIPGFDGLSALAISHHRCPEVPFLFVSGALGEERAIELLKRGATDYVLKNRLERLVPSIQRALREARERAERRSAEARLQEREHTLSTLMANLPGMAFRRKAGVNPWSLEFASEGCLALTGWPAEAFSEGGPLSWDSIVHPEDVERLEREAKAALAERRQLTLTYRIRTRQGEERWLWSRSLPRPGPPGGPDYFEGFLTDITQQKQAEEEVKRRIEFEQQLIGIVSHDLRNPLNAITLGAAMLLKREGLEEKVTGAVRRILSSAERAGRMIRDLLDFTQARLGGIPVERAPLCLHALASQVLDELGHAHPERRLELTQEGDTQGAWDPDRMAQVISNLVGNALQYSPRDGVVTVRTRGEEDAVLLEVHNPGEPIPPERLPDLFKPLNRGTVRADMQTRSIGLGLYIVDSIVRAHGGTLHVSSTAAEGTCFTVRLPRGAPSA, from the coding sequence TTGGCGGAGCGTCGCGTCCAGGAGCAGGCACCGGAAGACAGGCTGGCCCTGCTCCTGGTGGAGGACAGCCCCCTGGACGCCGAGCTCATCGCGGCGCGCCTCGAGGCGGACGGGCTGGACTTCGAGCTGCACCGCGTGGACAGCGCCGAGAGCTTCCATGCGGCCCTGACCGAGCGCCGCTTCGACCTCGTCCTCTCCGACTACAGCATCCCAGGCTTCGACGGGCTGAGCGCCCTGGCCATCAGCCACCACCGCTGTCCGGAGGTGCCGTTCCTCTTCGTCTCGGGCGCCCTGGGCGAGGAGCGGGCCATCGAGCTGCTCAAGCGCGGCGCCACCGACTACGTGCTCAAGAACCGGCTGGAGCGCCTGGTGCCGAGCATCCAGCGCGCCCTGCGCGAGGCGCGCGAGCGGGCGGAGCGCCGGAGCGCCGAGGCCCGGCTGCAGGAGCGCGAGCACACCCTCTCCACCCTCATGGCCAACCTCCCGGGCATGGCCTTCCGGCGCAAGGCGGGCGTCAACCCCTGGAGCCTCGAGTTCGCCAGCGAGGGGTGCCTGGCGCTCACCGGGTGGCCCGCCGAGGCCTTCTCCGAGGGCGGGCCGCTGAGCTGGGACAGCATCGTCCACCCGGAGGACGTGGAGCGGCTGGAGCGGGAAGCGAAGGCCGCGCTCGCCGAGCGGCGGCAGCTCACGCTCACCTACCGCATCCGGACCCGGCAGGGCGAGGAGCGCTGGCTGTGGAGCCGCTCCCTGCCCCGGCCCGGTCCGCCAGGAGGGCCGGACTACTTCGAGGGATTCCTGACCGACATCACCCAGCAGAAGCAGGCCGAGGAAGAGGTGAAGCGGCGCATCGAGTTCGAGCAGCAGCTCATCGGCATCGTCTCGCACGACCTGCGCAACCCCCTCAATGCCATCACCCTGGGGGCCGCCATGCTGCTCAAGCGCGAGGGCCTGGAGGAGAAGGTCACCGGCGCGGTGCGGCGCATCCTCTCCAGCGCCGAGCGCGCGGGCCGCATGATTCGCGACCTGCTCGACTTCACCCAGGCCCGGCTGGGCGGCATCCCCGTCGAGCGCGCTCCGCTGTGCCTGCACGCGCTCGCGAGCCAGGTGCTCGACGAGCTGGGCCATGCCCATCCCGAGCGCAGGCTGGAGCTCACCCAGGAGGGCGACACGCAAGGCGCGTGGGACCCGGACCGGATGGCCCAGGTCATCTCCAACCTGGTGGGCAACGCGCTCCAGTACTCCCCCCGGGACGGCGTGGTGACGGTGCGCACCCGGGGCGAGGAGGACGCGGTGCTCCTCGAGGTCCACAACCCGGGCGAGCCCATTCCCCCCGAGCGGCTTCCCGACCTGTTCAAGCCGCTGAATCGCGGCACGGTGCGCGCGGACATGCAGACCCGCAGCATCGGGCTGGGGCTGTACATCGTGGACAGCATCGTGCGCGCCCATGGCGGCACCCTCCACGTGAGCTCCACGGCCGCCGAGGGCACCTGCTTCACCGTCCGCCTGCCGCGCGGCGCCCCTTCCGCCTAG
- a CDS encoding response regulator encodes MVELKRVLLVEDSPNDAELTLEAFAETGLANEVVWVRDGREALDYLQYEGVFANRPPGLPAVVLLDLKMPKVDGLQVLEQVKQSPQLKSVPVVMLTSSREEADLARSYGLGVNAYVVKPVGFPQFVQALKELGLFWAVVNEPPPGSLRRSNMP; translated from the coding sequence ATGGTGGAACTGAAGCGCGTGCTGCTCGTGGAAGACAGTCCCAACGACGCGGAGCTGACCCTGGAGGCGTTCGCTGAGACGGGGCTCGCCAACGAGGTGGTGTGGGTGAGGGATGGCCGTGAGGCGCTCGACTACCTGCAATATGAGGGGGTCTTCGCCAACCGTCCGCCCGGCCTGCCGGCCGTGGTCCTGCTGGACCTGAAGATGCCCAAGGTGGATGGCCTGCAGGTGCTCGAGCAGGTGAAGCAGAGCCCGCAGCTCAAGTCGGTGCCGGTGGTGATGCTCACCAGCAGCCGGGAGGAGGCCGACCTGGCGCGCTCCTATGGGCTGGGCGTCAACGCCTACGTGGTGAAGCCCGTGGGCTTTCCCCAGTTCGTCCAGGCCCTGAAGGAGCTGGGGCTGTTCTGGGCGGTGGTGAACGAGCCACCTCCGGGCTCGCTCCGCAGGTCCAACATGCCATGA
- a CDS encoding class I SAM-dependent methyltransferase translates to MGITMSQQEYATAFRILAATARHPENIARVVEERLGSRLPEHPTLLDVGAGSGKVAERLAPRFASLTLVEPNPDQLVGFAHEKAKVLLEPLERFHSPEQYDLVLCSHVMYHVPPSDWGGFIDRLLSFTRPGGSCLLVMAASRGPTYELCRDFTQTLVFSEHVAATARRLRLPHEVIPTMAGFSTNTFEEMYTLCRFFVLEGCFTAAQLAAMSADQVRALEDKVRVHAERCRGADGVYRLEQDEDLILIPKP, encoded by the coding sequence ATGGGAATCACGATGTCGCAGCAGGAGTACGCCACCGCGTTCCGCATCCTCGCGGCCACCGCGCGCCACCCCGAGAACATCGCCCGGGTCGTCGAGGAGCGGCTCGGCTCCCGGCTGCCGGAGCACCCCACCCTGCTGGACGTGGGCGCCGGGTCCGGCAAGGTGGCCGAGCGGCTCGCGCCGCGCTTCGCCTCGCTCACGCTGGTGGAGCCCAACCCGGACCAGCTTGTCGGCTTCGCCCACGAGAAGGCGAAGGTCCTCCTCGAGCCGCTGGAGCGCTTCCACTCGCCCGAGCAGTACGACCTCGTCCTGTGCTCGCACGTCATGTACCACGTGCCCCCTTCCGACTGGGGCGGGTTCATCGACAGGCTGCTCTCGTTCACCCGCCCCGGGGGCTCGTGCCTGCTCGTCATGGCCGCCTCCCGCGGGCCGACCTACGAGCTGTGCCGTGACTTCACGCAGACCCTCGTCTTCAGCGAGCATGTCGCCGCCACGGCGCGGCGGCTGCGGCTGCCGCACGAGGTCATCCCGACGATGGCCGGGTTCTCCACGAACACCTTCGAGGAGATGTACACGCTCTGCCGCTTCTTCGTGCTCGAGGGCTGCTTCACGGCGGCGCAGCTCGCGGCCATGAGCGCGGACCAGGTGCGCGCGCTCGAGGACAAGGTCCGCGTGCACGCCGAGCGCTGCCGGGGCGCCGATGGGGTGTACCGCCTGGAGCAGGACGAGGACCTGATCCTCATCCCCAAGCCGTAG
- a CDS encoding TAXI family TRAP transporter solute-binding subunit, with protein MKTDKLKAQLRRTLRRDLWMTLGPALALIAIAFAVTFYFVKPAPPKTIVIATPQDEGGFRYFARKYEEILARDGIKLEMRPTKGSVASIELLSDESSGVDVAFVQSGTVGAEKAERVVSLGSLSYVPLWVFYRGEPIEDVRDLKGRRISVGAEESGTRALALTMLEANKADQAPTQLVALGRDESIEQLKQGAVDAIFIVATAEAPAIKKLAAVPGVRLLSFSRAEAYVRRYTYLSRHVLPRGVFDLAADVPAEDVTLLAPTANLVARDSLHPALAYLLLRAASEVHGKAGMLDKTGEFPAPMEAGVPLSSEARRYYESGVPLLQRYLPFWAANLVDRLWVMLVPIIAVVVPLVRAVPALFLWRVRSRIVRWYARLKEIELQLDENPNADRLTDMMRRLDEAEREVNRIPMPLSYSENLYFFREHIEVVRRRLARRLSDAQHEEAAAGLAPGAKATG; from the coding sequence ATGAAGACTGACAAGCTCAAGGCCCAGCTCCGGCGCACGCTGCGGCGCGACCTGTGGATGACGCTCGGCCCCGCGCTGGCCCTCATCGCCATCGCGTTCGCGGTGACGTTCTACTTCGTCAAGCCCGCGCCTCCGAAGACGATTGTCATCGCGACGCCGCAGGACGAGGGCGGCTTCCGGTACTTCGCGCGCAAGTACGAGGAAATCCTCGCGCGCGACGGCATCAAGCTGGAGATGCGCCCGACGAAGGGCTCCGTCGCCAGCATCGAGCTGCTCTCCGACGAGTCCTCGGGCGTCGACGTGGCCTTCGTGCAGAGCGGCACCGTGGGCGCCGAGAAGGCCGAGCGCGTGGTGTCGCTCGGGAGCCTGTCGTACGTGCCGCTGTGGGTCTTCTACCGGGGAGAGCCCATCGAGGACGTGCGCGACCTGAAGGGCCGGCGCATCTCGGTGGGGGCGGAGGAGAGCGGGACGCGCGCGCTGGCCCTCACCATGCTGGAGGCCAACAAGGCGGACCAGGCCCCCACGCAGCTGGTGGCGCTCGGCCGCGATGAGTCCATCGAGCAGCTCAAGCAGGGAGCGGTCGACGCGATATTCATCGTCGCCACCGCGGAGGCGCCCGCCATCAAGAAGCTCGCGGCGGTGCCCGGCGTGCGGCTGCTCAGCTTCTCGCGGGCCGAGGCCTATGTCCGCCGGTACACCTACCTCTCCCGCCACGTGCTGCCCCGCGGCGTGTTCGACCTGGCGGCGGACGTCCCGGCCGAGGACGTGACGCTGCTGGCGCCCACCGCCAACCTGGTGGCGAGGGACTCGCTCCACCCCGCGCTGGCGTACCTGCTGCTGCGCGCCGCGAGCGAGGTCCATGGCAAGGCTGGCATGCTCGACAAGACGGGGGAGTTCCCGGCGCCGATGGAGGCGGGCGTGCCCCTGAGCAGCGAGGCCCGCCGCTACTACGAGTCCGGCGTCCCGCTGCTGCAGCGCTACCTGCCATTCTGGGCCGCCAACCTGGTGGACCGCCTGTGGGTGATGCTCGTGCCCATCATCGCCGTGGTGGTGCCCCTGGTGCGCGCCGTGCCCGCGCTGTTCCTCTGGCGGGTGCGCTCGCGCATCGTCCGCTGGTACGCGCGCCTCAAGGAAATCGAGCTCCAGCTCGATGAGAATCCCAACGCGGACCGGCTCACCGACATGATGCGGCGGCTCGATGAGGCGGAGCGCGAGGTCAATCGCATCCCCATGCCGCTCTCGTATTCTGAGAATCTCTACTTCTTCCGCGAGCACATCGAGGTCGTCCGGCGGCGGCTGGCCCGCCGGCTCTCGGACGCGCAGCACGAGGAGGCCGCGGCGGGCCTCGCCCCTGGAGCGAAGGCCACGGGCTGA
- a CDS encoding TolB family protein: MSLKSPPALLAALALSLLAPSASASAPLVPEVFLPGLVSLPGQEEYRIVFTPDGRTAFWGVGEELFPVSRQSTILYSEWRHGRWTEPRVAPFSGVYSDIDPFVSPDGRRLFFSSIRPVNGAPREDVELWVVERRGDGWSEPRHLGALVNSTSDELYPSVDAYGTLYFGSDRPGGYGIWDIWRAHPRRDGTYGPAENLGPAINTETLDFNPTITADGQTLLFASIGREDGYGYGDLYTAERVRGRWQPARNLGPTVNTSQDEYHPSLSPDERTLFFVRHEYEPEYLPADLFHVRVRGLLRPGEPCATGEDAEP; the protein is encoded by the coding sequence ATGTCGCTGAAGTCCCCGCCCGCGCTGCTCGCCGCGCTGGCCCTGTCGCTGCTCGCGCCGTCCGCCTCCGCCTCCGCGCCCCTCGTGCCCGAGGTGTTCCTCCCCGGCCTCGTCTCGCTGCCGGGCCAGGAGGAGTACCGCATCGTCTTCACCCCGGACGGGCGCACCGCCTTCTGGGGCGTGGGCGAGGAGCTGTTCCCCGTCTCGCGGCAGTCCACCATCCTCTACTCCGAGTGGCGCCACGGCCGCTGGACGGAGCCGCGCGTGGCGCCGTTCTCCGGCGTGTACAGCGACATCGACCCGTTCGTCTCCCCGGACGGGCGCCGCCTGTTCTTCTCCTCCATCCGCCCCGTCAATGGCGCGCCCCGCGAGGACGTGGAGCTGTGGGTGGTGGAGCGCCGGGGAGACGGCTGGAGCGAGCCGCGCCACCTGGGCGCGCTCGTCAACAGCACCTCGGATGAGCTGTACCCCAGCGTGGACGCGTACGGGACGCTGTACTTCGGCTCGGACCGGCCGGGCGGCTACGGCATCTGGGACATCTGGCGCGCGCACCCGCGCCGGGACGGCACCTACGGGCCCGCGGAGAACCTGGGCCCCGCCATCAACACGGAGACGCTGGACTTCAACCCCACCATCACCGCCGACGGCCAGACGCTGCTCTTCGCGTCCATCGGCCGCGAGGACGGCTACGGCTACGGGGACCTCTACACGGCCGAGCGCGTCCGGGGCCGGTGGCAGCCCGCCCGCAACCTGGGGCCCACGGTGAACACCTCGCAGGACGAGTACCACCCGTCCCTGTCGCCCGACGAGCGCACCCTCTTCTTCGTGCGCCACGAGTACGAGCCCGAGTACCTGCCCGCGGACCTCTTCCACGTCCGCGTCCGGGGCCTGCTGCGCCCCGGCGAGCCCTGCGCCACCGGCGAGGACGCGGAGCCGTAA
- a CDS encoding LytR/AlgR family response regulator transcription factor → MSAGTGEAPLRVAVADDEPLARERLRALLGTEPDVALVAEAASGAEAVRAVLTHAPDVLLLDIEMPAGDGFEVLRALPPESVPVVVFVTAWQQYAVRAFEAQALDFLLKPYDRERFRAALARARQQVRLVRRGDAGPRQEALLSGLALAQAPLRRLPVKEDGRIRFLDCAAITHVEAEANYVRVHTADGQHVMRETLTHLEERLDTRRFVRVHRSVLVNLDHVRELEPLSQGEYLLVLGAGTAVRTGRSHRARVEQALGLGPAAPGSR, encoded by the coding sequence GTGAGCGCCGGTACGGGTGAAGCGCCCCTGCGGGTGGCGGTGGCGGACGACGAGCCGCTGGCCCGTGAGCGCCTGCGGGCGCTGCTGGGCACGGAGCCGGACGTGGCGCTGGTGGCCGAGGCGGCCAGCGGCGCCGAGGCGGTGCGCGCGGTGCTGACCCACGCGCCGGACGTGCTGCTGCTGGACATCGAGATGCCGGCCGGAGACGGCTTCGAGGTGCTGCGCGCGCTGCCGCCGGAGTCCGTCCCCGTGGTCGTCTTCGTCACCGCCTGGCAGCAGTACGCGGTGCGGGCCTTCGAGGCCCAGGCGCTGGACTTCCTCCTCAAGCCGTATGACCGGGAGCGCTTCCGCGCGGCGCTGGCGCGGGCGCGGCAGCAGGTGCGGCTGGTGCGCCGGGGAGACGCGGGCCCCCGCCAGGAAGCGCTGCTGTCGGGCCTGGCCCTGGCCCAGGCGCCGCTGCGGCGGCTGCCCGTGAAGGAGGACGGCCGCATCCGCTTCCTCGACTGCGCCGCCATCACCCACGTGGAGGCGGAGGCCAACTACGTGCGCGTCCACACCGCGGACGGACAGCACGTCATGCGCGAGACGCTGACGCACCTGGAGGAGCGGCTGGACACGCGGCGCTTCGTGCGCGTGCACCGCTCGGTGCTGGTGAACCTGGACCACGTGCGCGAGCTGGAGCCGCTGTCCCAGGGTGAGTACCTGCTCGTGCTGGGCGCGGGCACGGCGGTGCGCACCGGCCGCAGCCACCGCGCGCGCGTGGAGCAGGCCCTGGGGCTGGGCCCCGCGGCGCCGGGCTCGCGCTGA
- a CDS encoding sensor histidine kinase produces the protein MRELEQDSPEPWRCEVPPLPSWAVWTGTVAWWLTDAVVTVSQVRLLQGIGEAEVDKGSLWPMALASSLLWVPITVMCLRLSERLPLGAGRAARAVAAHLGALVLVVLGRAAFVLLTQDVIGWYERAPRVGDVLVQSVANNLLTWLLLTAGAHALGLARRAHVRQRRADQLQAQLAEARLQGLAAQLRPHFLFNALNAVASLVHTDPDGAERMLARLGDLLRHSLESGDRQEVTLREELAALAPYLDIERTRFGSRLEVEWSLAPDVLEARVPHLALQPLVENAIRHGLAPRAEPGRVRICAERDGEALRVQVQDDGMGLPATSLPRRGGGVGLSNLRARLATLYGSRAVLELRPGIPRGAVAELRLPLREVAPGSAA, from the coding sequence ATGCGCGAGCTCGAGCAGGACTCTCCGGAACCCTGGCGCTGTGAGGTGCCCCCCCTGCCCTCCTGGGCGGTGTGGACCGGGACGGTGGCCTGGTGGCTGACGGACGCCGTCGTCACCGTCAGCCAGGTGCGCCTGCTGCAGGGCATCGGCGAGGCGGAGGTCGACAAGGGCTCGCTGTGGCCCATGGCGCTGGCCAGCTCGCTGCTCTGGGTCCCCATCACCGTCATGTGCCTGCGGCTGTCCGAGCGGCTCCCGCTGGGCGCCGGGCGCGCGGCCCGCGCGGTGGCGGCCCACCTGGGGGCGCTGGTGCTGGTGGTGCTGGGACGCGCGGCCTTCGTGCTGCTCACCCAGGACGTCATCGGCTGGTACGAGCGGGCCCCGCGCGTGGGCGACGTGCTCGTGCAGAGCGTGGCCAACAACCTCCTCACCTGGCTGCTGCTGACGGCGGGCGCCCATGCGCTGGGGCTGGCCCGGCGCGCGCACGTGCGGCAGCGCCGCGCGGACCAGCTCCAGGCGCAGCTGGCGGAGGCGCGCCTCCAGGGGCTCGCGGCGCAGCTGCGGCCGCACTTCCTCTTCAATGCCCTCAACGCGGTGGCCTCGCTGGTGCACACAGACCCGGACGGGGCGGAGCGGATGCTGGCGCGGCTGGGAGATTTGCTGCGCCACAGCCTGGAGTCCGGGGACCGCCAGGAGGTGACGCTGCGAGAGGAGCTGGCGGCGCTGGCCCCGTACCTGGACATCGAGCGCACGCGCTTCGGCTCCCGGCTGGAGGTGGAGTGGAGCCTGGCGCCGGACGTGCTGGAGGCCCGCGTCCCCCACCTCGCCCTGCAGCCGCTGGTGGAGAACGCCATCCGCCACGGGCTGGCCCCGCGCGCCGAGCCCGGCCGGGTGCGCATCTGCGCCGAGCGCGACGGCGAGGCGCTGCGCGTGCAGGTACAGGACGATGGAATGGGGCTGCCCGCGACGAGCCTGCCCAGGCGCGGCGGCGGCGTGGGCCTGTCCAACCTGCGCGCGCGCCTGGCCACGCTCTATGGCTCCCGGGCCGTGCTGGAGCTCAGGCCCGGAATCCCCAGGGGGGCGGTGGCGGAGCTGCGCCTGCCCCTGCGCGAGGTGGCCCCGGGGAGCGCGGCGTGA
- a CDS encoding carboxypeptidase-like regulatory domain-containing protein, giving the protein MFVSRRSVWGHTRKALALALAFTLAGCSDDEGDGEPVTLSGKVTYDFVPSTYSATTRSGTLAFNQTVVKPVRGAQVQVRQGTKVLTTATTDAEGKYTLTFTPSGDDDLMFYALAKTATPDIQVEDNTDGDAIWAVGTEIDADTTSKDLHAAHGWTGSSFNNTRRTAAPFAILDSMYTAAQAFMAVRTVNFPALKVNWSPDNVPQGGNKALGQIGTSHFSFNENEIYILGRDGADTDEFDNHVIVHEWGHYFEGNLSRSDSPGGPHSSGDVLDPRLSFGEGYGNALAAIILPEPMYADTFWSGSRGLTAFGFDAETAPVPTDDPLPGVFSESSVMRILYDLFDSGTNEPTYDTVSYNLGTIHDVLVGPQKSTEALTTLGAFLTGLKAQNGVSAAAVDTLVAHYSVGSVTSAFGDGDASLRAMYVNVPATYPYTTTFNLRGGDDYNKQEQNRYFVFTGTGRPMRIAASNASEDVGIEAYRLGEVVGSADTGLLGEESFTFNSQLDARYVLVVTGFSETEANYPVSLSITSP; this is encoded by the coding sequence ATGTTCGTGTCTCGCAGGTCTGTATGGGGCCATACCCGGAAGGCGCTCGCGCTCGCGCTCGCCTTCACGCTGGCGGGGTGCTCCGATGATGAGGGCGATGGCGAGCCGGTGACCCTGAGCGGCAAGGTGACGTACGACTTCGTGCCGTCCACCTACTCGGCGACGACCCGCTCGGGCACGCTGGCCTTCAACCAGACTGTCGTGAAGCCCGTGCGCGGCGCCCAGGTGCAGGTGCGGCAGGGAACGAAGGTGCTGACCACCGCCACCACGGACGCGGAGGGGAAGTACACGCTCACCTTCACGCCGAGCGGCGACGACGACCTGATGTTCTACGCGCTCGCGAAGACCGCGACGCCGGACATCCAGGTCGAGGACAACACGGATGGGGACGCCATCTGGGCGGTCGGCACCGAAATCGACGCCGACACCACCAGCAAGGACCTGCACGCGGCCCATGGCTGGACGGGGTCGTCCTTCAACAACACCCGGCGCACGGCGGCGCCCTTCGCCATCCTCGACAGCATGTACACCGCCGCCCAGGCCTTCATGGCGGTCCGCACGGTGAACTTCCCCGCGCTCAAGGTGAACTGGAGCCCGGACAACGTCCCCCAGGGCGGCAACAAGGCGCTCGGCCAGATTGGCACGTCGCACTTCTCCTTCAACGAGAACGAAATCTACATCCTCGGCCGGGACGGGGCGGACACCGACGAGTTCGACAACCACGTCATCGTCCACGAGTGGGGGCACTACTTCGAGGGCAACCTGTCCCGCTCGGACAGCCCGGGCGGCCCCCATAGCTCCGGCGACGTGCTGGACCCGCGCCTGTCCTTCGGCGAGGGCTACGGGAATGCCCTGGCGGCCATCATCCTCCCGGAGCCGATGTACGCCGACACCTTCTGGAGCGGCTCGCGCGGGCTGACGGCCTTCGGCTTCGACGCGGAGACGGCGCCCGTCCCCACGGATGACCCGTTGCCGGGCGTGTTCTCGGAGTCCAGCGTCATGCGCATCCTCTATGACCTGTTCGACTCCGGTACCAACGAGCCCACGTACGACACCGTGTCCTACAACCTCGGGACGATTCACGACGTCCTGGTGGGCCCGCAGAAGTCCACCGAGGCGCTGACGACCCTCGGCGCCTTCCTCACCGGCCTCAAGGCGCAGAACGGCGTGAGCGCGGCGGCGGTGGACACCCTGGTGGCGCACTACAGCGTGGGCTCGGTGACGTCGGCCTTCGGCGACGGCGACGCGAGCCTGCGCGCCATGTACGTCAACGTGCCGGCGACGTACCCGTACACCACCACCTTCAACCTGCGCGGTGGCGACGACTACAACAAGCAGGAGCAGAACCGGTACTTCGTGTTCACGGGCACGGGCCGCCCCATGCGCATCGCCGCGTCGAATGCGAGCGAGGACGTGGGCATCGAGGCGTACCGCCTGGGTGAGGTGGTGGGCTCGGCCGACACGGGCTTGCTCGGCGAGGAGTCCTTCACCTTCAACAGCCAGCTCGACGCCAGGTACGTGCTGGTGGTGACCGGCTTCTCGGAGACGGAAGCCAACTACCCCGTTAGCCTCTCCATCACGAGCCCATGA